In Elstera cyanobacteriorum, the genomic stretch AGCAGCGTTGAGAGCGGCGTCGGGTCGGCTTTGAAGGGGCCCCAGCGGGTGACGGGGTTGGAGAGCGGCGTGCCGGGCTTCAGCGGATAGCCCCACAGGGCTTCGGCCAGCAGGCGCTGGCCGGTGTCGCCAGTCAGGAAGGTGATCAGCTTGACGGCGGCTTCCCGGCGTCCGGTCGCTTGCGTCGCGCCGATGGTCACCACTTCGACCGGGGTGCCGCGCCCGTCGCCGATCACCGGAAAGGTAACGGTGAGCTTATCGAGGGCGGGGCGCAGCGGATCGTCGCCCTTATCGGCCAAGCGGGCGAGGGTGCGGCTGCCGATCAGGGCGGCGTCGCATTTCCCATCCACCAGGGCTTGCACTAAGGGCCGGTCCTCGGCATCGGGTAAACTCGGGCCTTCGCTCGGGGGCAGCGTAACGGCGTTGGCGGTAACGCCCCGCAACCAGGCCTCGGCGGCCAAAGGATCGGGGATCATTTGCGTCGCCAGAAAGGCGCGACTGGCCAGCCGCCCCAGTGGCGGCAGGCACAGGCGACCTTTCAGGGCCGGTTTGGCAAGATCGTCATAGCGCGCAATGTCGCCGGGCTTCACCTTATCGCCCATGCTCACGGCGGCGCGGACGAACCCGGTCACGGCAATCCAGCGGCCGCCTGCGTCGCGATAGGCGGCGGGAATGGCTTTATCGAGATCGGGAATGGTGACCGGCACCAAAAGGCCCGCCGTCGCCGCCCGTTCCGCCCGGGTGAGGGTTGGCAGCAGGGCGACATCGGCGGCGGTGGTCGCGCCTTCGCGCAGCAGGCGGCCCAGCATCAAATCGGCCTGATCGCTCTCGATCTGGACGGCGATGCCCTGGGCTTTCTGAAACTCGGCAAAAACCGGGGCGAGGCGCTGCGGATCGAAAGAGGTGTAGAGCGTTAAGCGAGGTAGCTCTTTCGCACTGTCTTTCGGGGTCTCGGGCGCGGGCGCCTCGGCGGGGGCCTGGGCGACCGCGGGCGCCGGGCTGGCCGGAACAAGGGCAGCGGCGGTCCCGCTCAGCAGTCCCGTCAACAGCAGGGCTGAAAGGACTATGCGGCTCATGCCGGCCTCTCCGCCAAAACACGGCGGGTGGCGTAGAGGGCCACGGCGGCGGCGTTGGAGACGTTGAGCGAGGCAAACTCCCCGGCGGTTGGCAGATGGCCGAGCGCATCGCAGGTCTCG encodes the following:
- a CDS encoding extracellular solute-binding protein translates to MSRIVLSALLLTGLLSGTAAALVPASPAPAVAQAPAEAPAPETPKDSAKELPRLTLYTSFDPQRLAPVFAEFQKAQGIAVQIESDQADLMLGRLLREGATTAADVALLPTLTRAERAATAGLLVPVTIPDLDKAIPAAYRDAGGRWIAVTGFVRAAVSMGDKVKPGDIARYDDLAKPALKGRLCLPPLGRLASRAFLATQMIPDPLAAEAWLRGVTANAVTLPPSEGPSLPDAEDRPLVQALVDGKCDAALIGSRTLARLADKGDDPLRPALDKLTVTFPVIGDGRGTPVEVVTIGATQATGRREAAVKLITFLTGDTGQRLLAEALWGYPLKPGTPLSNPVTRWGPFKADPTPLSTLLPLLPQAAALAERVGGM